In Nicotiana tabacum cultivar K326 chromosome 17, ASM71507v2, whole genome shotgun sequence, one DNA window encodes the following:
- the LOC107825830 gene encoding probable protein phosphatase 2C 25 (The RefSeq protein has 5 substitutions, 2 non-frameshifting indels compared to this genomic sequence), which translates to MSCAVAISNSPAFSPASRVPVTKSLCKSASFSSSSPNSSKTLTKFPSFTSSSSSSSSSSSSSPSSPSLQFQILRLQKPLQASASTNRIRNSTECSTSAPVLKRKRPAKLDIPVVSTTFGNFPATPAAATADFVEVEGDGYYVCCKRGRRGPMEDRYSALVDLQGDSKEGIFGIFDGHGGAKAAEFAAENLNKNIMDELVNRKDDDVVEALKNGYLKTDSEFLNQEFRGGSCCVTALVRNGDLVVSNAGDCRAVVSRGGIAETLTSDHKPSRKDEKDRIKTSGGYVDCCNGVWRIQGSLAVSRGIGDRYLKQWIIAEPETKVVGLHPELEFLVLASDGLWDKVSNQEAVDAARPLCTGISKPQPLSASKSLIDLAVSRGSVDDISVMIIQLQRFC; encoded by the exons ATGTCTTGTGCCGTCGCCATTTCAAATTCACCGGCGTTCTCGCCGGCGTCTAGGTTCCCGGTGACCAAATCTCTCTGTAAATCagcttcattttcttcttcttcttctcctaatTCATCTAAAACCCTAACGAAATTCCCTTCCTTTACCTcctccccttcttcttcttcttcttcttcttctccgtcTTTACAATTTCAAATTCTTCGGCTTCAGAAGCCGTTACAGGCATCAGCATCGACTAACCGTATTAGAAATTCTACAGAATGTTCTACTTCTGCGCCGGTTTTGAAGAGGAAAAGGCCGGCTAAATTGGATATTCCGGTAGTTTCGACGACTTTTGGGAATTTCCCGGCGACTCCGGCAGCAGAGGCGGCGGATTTTGTGGAGGTTGAGGGCGATGGGTATTATGTTTGTTGTAAGCGTGGTAGGAGAGGTCCGATGGAGGATCGTTACTCTGCACTTGTCGATTTACAAGGAGATTCTAAAGAG GgtatttttggtatatttgatgGACATGGAGGAGCTAAAGCTGCAGAATTTGCAGCAGAGAACTTGAATAAGAACATTATGGATGAATTAGTAAATAGGAAAGATGATGATGTCGTGGAGGCGCTCAAAAACGGTTATTTGAAGACAGATTCCGAATTTCTTAACCAAGAATTTCGGGGTGGATCATGCTGTGTAACAGCACTGGTCAGGAACGGTGATCTAGTGGTATCCAACGCTGGCGATTGTCGTGCAGTTGTTAGTCGAGGTGGAATTGCTGAAACACTGACTTCGGACCATAAGCCTTCAAGGAAGGACGAGAAGGACAGAATTAAGACTTCG GGTGGCTATGTAGATTGTTGTAATGGTGTTTGGAGAATCCAGGGATCTCTTGCTGTGTCAAGAGGTATTGGAGATCGGTATCTTAAACAATGGATAATTGCAGAGCCTGAGACAAAGGTCGTCGGGCTTCATCCTGAATTGGAGTTCTTAGTTCTTGCTTCGGATGGTTTATGGGATAAAGTCAGCAATCAGGAAGCAGTAGATGCTGCTAGGCCTTTGTGCACAGGCATCAGTAAGCCACAACCCTTGTCGGCCTCAAAAAGCCTCATTGATCTTGCTGTTTCACGAGGTTCTGTTGATGATATAAGTGTGATGATAATTCAACTGCAGCAATTTTGCTGA